The Kineococcus radiotolerans SRS30216 = ATCC BAA-149 genomic interval CGCACGTCGAGGGTCTCGAACCGGGTGAACCTCTCCGGCCCCGCCATCACGCGGCCGCCGCGACGTTGCGGGTCCGGCCCAGGCCGTCGATCTCGCACTCGACCACGTCCCCCGGGCGCAGGTAGGGCTTGGGGTCCGGCTGCCCCAGCGCCACCCCCGCGGGGGTCCCGGTGTTCACCAGGTCCCCGGGTTCGAGGACGGTGAACCAGCTGAGGTAGCGGATCACGTCCGCGACGCCGAACACCAGGTCCGCCGTGGACCCGTCCTGGCGCAGTTCCCCGTTGACCCACGTCCGCAGACCCAGCGCGCCGACGTCGGCGACCTCGTCGGCGGTGACGAACCAGGGCCCCAGCGGGTTGAACGTCTCGCAGCTCTTGCCCTTGTCCCACTGCCCGCCGCGTTCGAGCTGGAACTCGCGCTCGGACACGTCGTGCGACACCACGAACCCCGCGACGACCTCCAGCGCGGCCTCCGCGCTCTCCAGGTAGCGGGCCCGGGCGCCGAGGACGACGCCGAGCTCGACCTCGTAGTCGGTCTTGGAACTGCCCCGGGGGATGAGCAGCGTGTCGTGGGGGCCCACCACCGTCGAGGACGACTTGAGGAACACGACGGGTTCGGTCGGCAGCTGCGCGCCGGTCTCCGCCGCGTGGTCGCGGTAGTTCAGCCCGATGCACACGATCGTGCCGGGGCGGGGGAGCGGTGCGCCCACGCGGCGACCGGTGAGGTCCAGGGCGGGCAGACCGGCGCGGACGGCGGAGGCCGCGCGGTCGAGGTCCGCCGCCGACCACGGCCGGTGGGCGTCGAGGACCCCGGTGAGGTCGACGGCCGATCCGTCCGGCAGCAGGGCCGCGGCGGTCTCCTCACCCGGGGGGCCGGTGCGCAGGATCTTCACGGGGTTCCTCTCCTCTCCCGGGCGCTCGGGCCCGGGGTGTCGCGGACGGGGGGAGCGGCGAGGGGCACGTCGTGCTCGTCGCCGGTGGTTCCGGAGGTCTCGGCCAGGACGGTGCCGCCGAACGTCAGCCGCACCGTCGAGGGCCGCAGGTACCGCAGCCGGACGGAGACCGGCGCGGAACCGGACCAGGTGAGGTCGACCTCGACGCCGGCGCGGGTCCGCAGCCCGCGCACCCGCCCCTCCGGCCACTGCGGCGGCAGGGCCGGCAGCAGGTCGACGCGGTCCGCGCCGGACTGCACCAGGACCTCGGCCACCGCGGCCGCGAAGCCGAGGTTGCCGTCGACCTGGAAGGGCGGGTGGGCGGAGAACAGGTTCGGGTACAGCCCGCCCCGGTGCGCCGCCCCACCGCCGGTGCCGTGCCCGTCGGTCGCCGGGCGCAGGCAGCGCCGCACGAGGTCGCCGACGGCGGCCCCGTCGCGCAGCCGGGCCCGCAGCGCCGTCCGCCAGGCCAGGGCCCAGCCGGTGGACTCCGGTCCGCGCAGGTCCAGCGACCGGGCCGCGGCCGCCGCCGCGGAGGTCCCGGCGGCGATCGTGCCCAGCGGGTACAGGCCCACGAGGTGGGAGGTGTGCCGGTGCTCGGGTTCGGCCTCGGCCAGCTCCGCGTGCCACTCAAGCAGCTCCCCGCGCGCCCCGGTGCCCGGGTGCGGCAGGCCGGCCAGCGCCGCCTCCACCTCCGCCCGCAGGTCCGCCGGGACTGGGGCGTGCGTCTGCCTCCCGGCCCACCGCGACCAGCCGGTGAGCAGCCCGCGGGTCAGTTCCAGGTCGCAGGTGCTGGAACGTTCCACGGCCTGCGCGTTCCCCGCGGCGTCCAGCCAGTGGTTCTCCGGCGACGTCGAGGGGGCGGTGCCGAGGGTCCCGTCGGGCAGCACCACCAGCCGGTCCAGGCAGAACCGCACGGCGCCCTCCACGACGGGCAGCACGCGCCGGGCCAGGGGTCCGGGGTCGGCGGCGAAGTCCAGGGCGTCCAGCAGGTTCAGGCTCAGCCAGACCCCGCCGTAGGGCCACGCCGACCACGCCGGGTCGTTCCAGCCGCCGCCGACGCTGCGGGTCTGCGCCCAGCCGTCGCTGTTGTGGTGGGCGACCCAGCCCCGGGCGCCGTACATCTCCGCGGCGGTGGCCGTCCCCGCCGCGGCGAGGCGCTCGGCGAAGGCCAGCAGCGGCTCGGCGCACTCCGGCAACCCCCACGGCTGGACCGGCCAGTAGGCCATGGGCAGGTTCACGTTGAGGGTGTAGTTGCTGCTCCACGGCGGTTGCAGCTCCTCGTTCCAGATGCCCTGCAGCGTCAGCGGCAGGGTTCCCGGCCGCGAGCCGGTGACGAGGAGGTAGCGGGCGTGGGCCACGGCGAGCGCGGCCAGCACCCGCGCGGCGTCCTCGTCGTGCTCGGCCAGCCCCACCAGGGCGTCGGTCGTCGTCCCCGCCGGGACCCGCCCGCCGAGGTCGAGGTCGCTGCGCCCGAACAGCTCGGCGTGCTCGCGGCGGTGGCGCTCGCGCACCGCGCCCGGGTCGGCCACCGCGGCGGCGGCCCGCGCCGCGGCGGCCTCGACGTCGGGGCGGCCGGTGGGGTCGGTGGCGGGGTCGGGGGTCTCCACGGCCACGACGACGTGCGCCTCGCGCACCCCGTCCCAGGCGGGGCCCTCCACCGGGCCGGCGGGGTCCGGCGCGGCGCGGGGGGTCCCGTCGCAGCGGACGCGGACGACGACGGCCACCTGCCGCGACGGCGTACCGGGCGCGGCCCACCGCACCGGGTCCTCGTGCTGGTCGGGGTGCCAGGGGTGGACGTCCTCGGGCAGGTCCAGCAGCGTGCGCCACTCCAGCCCGCCCGGGTCCCCGTCGGGGACGCGGAGGGTGGACCCGGCCGGGCGCAGCGGGGAGGCGAGGGCCAGGCGCAGGCCGGTCCCCGCCCCCGGGGCGGTGACGCGGTGCACGAGGACCCCGGCGCCGACGGAGGTCTCGTGCCGGACGGTGCCGCCCGGGACGGGCCGCTGCGACCACGCCGTCGCGGTGCCCAGGTCCAGGCCCCGGACCACGCCGGGCGCGGCGGCCGCGGCCGTCGTGACCAGCAGGTCCCCGACGGGCAGGAACGCC includes:
- a CDS encoding fumarylacetoacetate hydrolase family protein; this encodes MKILRTGPPGEETAAALLPDGSAVDLTGVLDAHRPWSAADLDRAASAVRAGLPALDLTGRRVGAPLPRPGTIVCIGLNYRDHAAETGAQLPTEPVVFLKSSSTVVGPHDTLLIPRGSSKTDYEVELGVVLGARARYLESAEAALEVVAGFVVSHDVSEREFQLERGGQWDKGKSCETFNPLGPWFVTADEVADVGALGLRTWVNGELRQDGSTADLVFGVADVIRYLSWFTVLEPGDLVNTGTPAGVALGQPDPKPYLRPGDVVECEIDGLGRTRNVAAAA
- a CDS encoding glycosyl hydrolase family 95 catalytic domain-containing protein — its product is MPAHRLRYEGPATTWLEALPVGDGRLGAVCWGLADGERLSLNDDRAWSGPVGGPHHPTPPDHPDRVEAARAAVLAGDPTRAGELLEPVVHHTQAFLPVGDLLVTTAAAAAPGVVRGLDLGTATAWSQRPVPGGTVRHETSVGAGVLVHRVTAPGAGTGLRLALASPLRPAGSTLRVPDGDPGGLEWRTLLDLPEDVHPWHPDQHEDPVRWAAPGTPSRQVAVVVRVRCDGTPRAAPDPAGPVEGPAWDGVREAHVVVAVETPDPATDPTGRPDVEAAAARAAAAVADPGAVRERHRREHAELFGRSDLDLGGRVPAGTTTDALVGLAEHDEDAARVLAALAVAHARYLLVTGSRPGTLPLTLQGIWNEELQPPWSSNYTLNVNLPMAYWPVQPWGLPECAEPLLAFAERLAAAGTATAAEMYGARGWVAHHNSDGWAQTRSVGGGWNDPAWSAWPYGGVWLSLNLLDALDFAADPGPLARRVLPVVEGAVRFCLDRLVVLPDGTLGTAPSTSPENHWLDAAGNAQAVERSSTCDLELTRGLLTGWSRWAGRQTHAPVPADLRAEVEAALAGLPHPGTGARGELLEWHAELAEAEPEHRHTSHLVGLYPLGTIAAGTSAAAAAARSLDLRGPESTGWALAWRTALRARLRDGAAVGDLVRRCLRPATDGHGTGGGAAHRGGLYPNLFSAHPPFQVDGNLGFAAAVAEVLVQSGADRVDLLPALPPQWPEGRVRGLRTRAGVEVDLTWSGSAPVSVRLRYLRPSTVRLTFGGTVLAETSGTTGDEHDVPLAAPPVRDTPGPSARERRGTP